In Thamnophis elegans isolate rThaEle1 chromosome 13, rThaEle1.pri, whole genome shotgun sequence, one DNA window encodes the following:
- the KMT5A gene encoding N-lysine methyltransferase KMT5A yields the protein MAKGRRKMPQPKPGRAAAAEADQGSGGGGGSGGGDKREPARPRMNGENIFTCQAKIYSYVNPSKISTSRPPLQEENSTTHPETKGQTSKLETCQKLEDRVPVGDSASSVAKPNRQNSSATECESSASPSSPNPEPTEIRKLPPAESDVVPSQKQGPNKGSKKPTSQRKGQGKTPPNRKVTDYYPVRRSSRKNKKELQTEEKKRIDELIKSGKEDGMKIDFIDGKGRGVIATRHFNRGEFVVEYHGDLIEITDAKKREAAYSQDPSTGCYMYYFQYLSKTFCVDATKETNRLGRLVNHSKCGNCQTKLHDISGVPHLILVASRDIKAGEELLYDYGDRSKASLEAHPWLKH from the exons GCCGGCGGAAGATGCCCCAGCCCAAGCCGGGGCGGGCGGCAGCGGCGGAGGCGGACCAGGgctccggaggaggaggaggaagcggcgGCGGAGACAAGCGGGAGCCGGCCCGGCCCAGGATGAACGGG GAGAACATCTTTACCTGTCAAGCCAAAATTTACAGCTACGTGAATCCCAGTAAAATTTCCACCTCTCGGCCCCCGCTTCAAGAGGAGAACTCCACCACACATCCCGAGACGAAAGGCCAAACCAGCAAACTTGAAacttgccaaaaactggaag ACCGAGTACCGGTGGGTGACTCGGCCTCCAGCGTTGCAAAACCCAACAGACAGAACAGCAGCGCCACCGAATGTGAATCGTCCGCTTCTCCCTCCAGCCCCAATCCCGAACCGACGGAAATTCGGAAACTCCCACCAGCCGAATCGGACGTGGTCCCCAGCCAAAAGCAGGGCCCGAACAAGGGAAGCAAAAAGCCTACGTCCCAAAGGAA AGGCCAAGGAAAAACGCCCCCAAACCGAAAAGTAACTGACTATTacccggttagaagaagttccagaaagaataaaaaagaattacaG ACAGAGGAGAAAAAACGAATAGATGAGTTAATCAAGAGTGGGAAGGAAGACGGGATGAAG ATTGATTTTATTGACGGCAAAGGCCGGGGCGTCATTGCCACCAGGCATTTTAACCGGGGTGAATTTGTGGTCGAATATCACGGAGACCTCATTGAAATTACGGATGCAAAGAAACGGGAAGCCGCTTACTCCCAGGATCCATCAACGGGCTGTTATATGTACTATTTCCAATACTTGAGCAAGACTTTCTG TGTCGATGCCACCAAAGAGACGAACCGCTTAGGACGTTTGGTGAATCACAGCAAGTGTGGGAACTGTCAGACGAAGCTGCACGACATCAGCGGAGTCCCCCACCTCATCCTGGTGGCGTCCCGGGACATCAAAGCTGGCGAGGAGTTGCTGTACGATTACGGGGACCGGAGCAAAGCGTCTTTGGAGGCCCATCCCTGGTTGAAACACTAA
- the RILPL2 gene encoding RILP-like protein 2: MQQPCEAEEEEEEEEEGGGGGGGSNHSAPEGPFGKSPFHLTAEDVYDISYILGRELHTLSTEPQAEIPARVARLQFKVVSILEMLEALVNENHLAVEALKLERESLKRELEDLRERVTSGTAGEVNPGPNKMIVDLTDVNRPRFTLQELKDVLQERNHLKAQLLFAQEELECYKSGYVSRKQEKETPTRRELTVGTPSGSTGLKEKSTIKQWFAFRKLR; encoded by the exons ATGCAGCAGCCTTgcgaagcagaggaggaggaggaagaagaagaagagggaggaggaggaggaggaggaagcaaccACAGTGCCCCAGAGGGTCCCTTCGGGAAAAGCCCCTTCCATCTGACGGCCGAAGATGTCTACGACATCTCTTACATCCTGGGAAGGGAGCTGCACACCCTCAGCACGGAGCCCCAGGCGGAGATCCCCGCCCGGGTGGCCCGCCTCCAGTTCAAGGTGGTCAGCATTTTGGAAATGTTGGAAGCCTTGGTGAATGAGAACCACCTGGCCGTGGAAGCCCTCAAGCTGGAAAGAGAGAGCCTGAAAAGGGAGTTGGAGGATCTGCGGGAGCGGGTGACATCTGGCACCGCTGGAGAG GTAAATCCGGGTCCCAATAAAATGATCGTGGACCTCACCGACGTCAACCGGCCCCGTTTTACGCTACAGGAGCTCAAGGATGTTCTTCAAGAGCGCAACCACCTGAAGGCCCAGCTTCTCTTCGCGCAGGAGGAGTTGGAATGCTACAAGAG TGGTTACGTTTCTCGGAAGCAGGAAAAGGAGACTCCCACGCGAAGAGAATTGACTGTCGGCACGCCCTCTGGCTCCACTGGGCTTAAAGAGAAAAGTACCATCAAACAATG GTTTGCCTTTAGAAAGTTACGATGA
- the SNRNP35 gene encoding U11/U12 small nuclear ribonucleoprotein 35 kDa protein: protein MNEWVPIAKEYDPLKAGSIDGTDEEPHDRAIWRAMSARYVPNKAVSGDPHLTLFVARLNLQTTEEKLKEVFSRYGDIRKMRLVRDLVTGFSKGYAFIEYKEERALLKAHRDANKLIIDQREIFVDFELERTLKGWIPRRLGGGFGGKKESGQLRFGGRDRPFRKPINLPAMKRDFYGEEKRERAWSRGGSRDWKTGERDYERSRESRRSERYGKSEREVEHRGREDRGRGAEGRERERKDRSREAKDGKG, encoded by the coding sequence ATGAACGAGTGGGTGCCCATCGCTAAAGAGTACGACCCCCTCAAAGCGGGGAGCATCGATGGCACCGACGAAGAACCTCACGACCGGGCTATTTGGAGGGCCATGTCCGCCCGTTACGTCCCCAACAAAGCCGTTTCCGGAGACCCCCACCTGACCCTCTTCGTAGCCCGCCTGAATCTGCAAACCACAGAAGAGAAGTTAAAAGAGGTTTTCTCCCGGTATGGAGACATTCGGAAAATGCGCCTGGTTCGCGACCTGGTGACGGGTTTTTCCAAAGGCTACGCTTTTATTGAGTATAAAGAGGAGCGGGCGCTGCTGAAAGCCCACCGCGACGCCAACAAGCTGATCATCGACCAGCGGGAAATCTTCGTCGACTTCGAGCTGGAAAGGACTCTCAAGGGGTGGATCCCCCGCAGGCTCGGAGGCGGTTTCGGCGGGAAGAAGGAATCGGGCCAACTGAGGTTCGGAGGCCGAGACAGACCCTTTAGGAAGCCCATCAACTTGCCGGCCATGAAAAGGGATTTTTACGGCGAGGAGAAAAGAGAGCGGGCTTGGTCCCGGGGAGGATCGAGGGATTGGAAGACCGGGGAACGAGATTACGAGAGGAGCCGAGAGTCCCGGCGATCGGAACGATACGGCAAGAGCGAAAGAGAGGTGGAGCACCGGGGCAGGGAAGACAGGGGCAGAGGCGCGGAAGGGAGGGAGCGAGAAAGGAAAGATCGGAGTCGCGAGGCCAAAGACGGCAAAGGATGA